The following DNA comes from Gammaproteobacteria bacterium.
CGCCGGCGTCAAGCGCTTGCTGTTTCTCGGCAGTTCGTGCATCTACCCGCGCTTGGCAAAGCAGCCGATGCGTGAATCGGAATTGCTGTGCGGCCCGCTCGAGCCGACCAACGAGCCATATGCGGTGGCCAAGATTGCCGGCATCAAGTTGTGCGAATCATACAACCGGCAATACGGCGCCGCCTGCCGCAGCGTGATGCCGACCAATCTCTACGGCCCCGGCGACAATTTCCACCCCGAAGACAGCCATGTCATTCCGGCGCTGATACACCGCTTCTGCGACGCAAAGGAATCCGGCCTGCCGGTGGTGCGCGTGTGGGGCAGCGGCAACGCCAGGCGCGACTTCCTGCATGTGGACGACCTCGCCGACGCCTGCGTGCATATCATGAAGTTGTCCGACGACGCCTACAACGCCTGCACATCGCCGATGCAGTCGCACATCAACATCGGCTCCGGCGAGGAAGTCACCATCGCCGAATGCGCGGAGTTGATACGCGCCGCCACCGGCTACCCCGGCGACATCGTCTTCGACACCGGCCAACCCGACGGCGCGCCGCGCAAACTGCTCGACACCTCAATCCTCGACAGCCTCGGCTGGCGCGCCGCCACCCCCCTCGCCGACGGCATCAAGGCAACCTGCGACTGGTTCCTGCAACACCGCGCCGCCGCCCGCGTTTGACATGAACACCATCTACACGCTGTCCGTCGGCTGCAGCTGCCCGTAAATCTCCTCGATCAAGTCGCGGTGGTGCGCGAGGATGGCGTCGCGTTTTGGTTTTAGCGTCGGTGTCAGCA
Coding sequences within:
- a CDS encoding GDP-L-fucose synthase; the encoded protein is MPESAGAAPPNAAAQPALGKDTAIYIAGHRGMVGSAVVRRLQSLGHANLITRERENLDLCDAASVRGFFKATAVDYVVLAAARVGGIRANNTYPAEFIYQNLMIEANVIHEAWRAGVKRLLFLGSSCIYPRLAKQPMRESELLCGPLEPTNEPYAVAKIAGIKLCESYNRQYGAACRSVMPTNLYGPGDNFHPEDSHVIPALIHRFCDAKESGLPVVRVWGSGNARRDFLHVDDLADACVHIMKLSDDAYNACTSPMQSHINIGSGEEVTIAECAELIRAATGYPGDIVFDTGQPDGAPRKLLDTSILDSLGWRAATPLADGIKATCDWFLQHRAAARV